A genomic stretch from Poecilia reticulata strain Guanapo linkage group LG20, Guppy_female_1.0+MT, whole genome shotgun sequence includes:
- the LOC103457020 gene encoding butyrophilin subfamily 1 member A1-like, which produces MLSCSVFLLNLLFLWLKAVWSADVDVSCVYMESCVLPCRFHSSREIHIHWAQLKARPVPVRSFHSDQSEPGQQDQPGQQDQPGQQDQRFRGRASLFWDQISRGNASLLLRGVRVQDEGRYECFTSSSAANSHSFINLMVDGRRNTHCCRKHLQILTFLFPFFSQLR; this is translated from the exons ATGTTGAGCTGCTCCGTCTTTCTGCTGAATCTGCTGTTTCTGTGGCTGAAGGCCGTTTGGTCTGCAG ACGTCGATGTTTCCTGTGTCTACATGGAGAGCTGCGTCCTGCCGTGTCGCTTCCACAGCAGCAGAGAGATCCACATCCACTGGGCTCAGCTGAAAGCCCGGCCGGTTCCGGTCCGCTCATTTCACAGCGATCAGAGTGAGCCGGGTCAGCAGGACCAGCCGGGTCAGCAGGACCAGCCGGGTCAGCAGGACCAGCGCTTCAGAGGCAGAGCGTCTCTCTTCTGGGATCAGATCTCCAGAGGAAAcgcctctctgctgctcagaGGGGTCAGAGTTCAGGACGAGGGGCGATATGAGTGCTTCACCAGCAGCTCTGCTGCTAACAGTCACTCATTCATCAACCTGATGGTGGACGGTAGGAGAAACACTCACTGCTGCAGGAAACATTTACAGATCCtcacttttctctttccttttttctcgcAGCTCCGGTGA
- the LOC103457021 gene encoding frizzled-7-A-like, which produces MRTCSWFWRSTFCLTLLIPPGSAQHEDGNSVLEPGFCQPISIPLCTDIAYNRTIMPNLLGHSSQEDAGLEVHQFYPLVQVQCSAELRFFLCTLYAPVCTVLDRAIPPCRSLCEQARNGCEELMNKFGFQWPDRLRCQNFPPHGAGEICVGQNRSDSAGPAEPNPTARPPLLWSGQRFSCPPQLQVPSRLSYRFLGEEDCGAPCESDKPGGLMHFSQEELKFSRVWVGFWSILCCVSTLFTILTYLLDRRRFVYPERPIIFLSGCCFMVGLAYSAAFLLEDKAVCVARFRKEGYRLVVQGTEKDVCTVLFVVLYFFSMSGSMWWVVLGLSWFLSAGMKWGHEAIQASSQYFHLAAWVVPALKTVLVLAVGRVEGDLLSGACSVGVHSLEGLRGFILAPLCVSLLIGASFLLTGFVSLLRVRSIMKHNGTETEKLERLMVRIGVFGSVYTASKATAIACLVYEQAFRPQWDAAWRMQTCKHFATPCPTRNSPPASPNFTVFMIKYLSTFTVGIGSGFWVWSRKTLQTWRRFAMNGEAAAWR; this is translated from the coding sequence ATGAGAACCTGCAGCTGGTTCTGGAGGTCCACCTTCTGCCTGACGCTCCTCATCCCGCCCGGATCGGCTCAGCATGAAGACGGGAATTCGGTTCTGGAGCCCGGCTTCTGCCAGCCCATCTCCATCCCGCTCTGCACCGACATCGCCTACAACCGGACCATCATGCCCAACCTGCTGGGTCACAGCAGCCAGGAGGACGCGGGGCTGGAGGTCCACCAGTTCTACCCTCTGGTCCAGGTCCAGTGCTCGGCGGAGCTGCGGTTCTTCCTCTGCACCCTGTACGCGCCGGTGTGCACGGTGTTGGACCGGGCCATCCCGCCCTGCAGGTCTCTGTGCGAACAGGCCCGGAACGGCTGCGAGGAGCTCATGAACAAGTTCGGCTTCCAGTGGCCGGACCGGCTGCGCTGCCAGAACTTCCCGCCCCACGGAGCCGGAGAAATCTGCGTGGGTCAGAACAGGAGCGATTCTGCAGGTCCGGCCGAGCCGAACCCGACCGCCCGGCCTCCGCTCCTCTGGAGCGGCCAGCGGTTCTCCTGCCCCCCGCAGCTCCAGGTTCCGTCCCGCCTCAGCTACCGCTTCCTGGGGGAGGAAGACTGCGGCGCCCCCTGCGAGTCCGACAAACCCGGCGGACTGATGCACTTCAGCCAGGAGGAATTAAAGTTCAGCCGGGTCTGGGTCGGGTTCTGGTCCATTTTGTGCTGCGTCAGCACGCTCTTCACCATCCTGACGTATTTACTGGACAGAAGGAGGTTCGTCTACCCGGAGCGACCCATCATCTTCCTGTCTGGCTGCTGCTTCATGGTGGGGCTGGCCTACAGCGCCGCCTTCCTGCTGGAGGACAAGGCGGTGTGTGTGGCCCGGTTCAGGAAGGAGGGGTACCGGCTGGTGGTCCAAGGGACAGAGAAGGACGTCTGCACTGTCCTGTTCGTCGTCCTCTACTTTTTCAGCATGTCCGGCTCCATGTGGTGGGTCGTCCTGGGCCTCAGCTGGTTCCTGTCCGCCGGGATGAAGTGGGGCCATGAGGCCATCCAGGCCAGCTCCCAGTACTTCCACCTGGCAGCCTGGGTGGTTCCGGCGCTGAAGACCGTCCTGGTGCTGGCGGTGGGCCGGGTGGAGGGCGACCTGCTCAGCGGCGCCTGCTCTGTGGGAGTCCACAGCCTGGAGGGCCTGCGGGGCTTCATCCTGGCGCCGCTCTGCGTCTCCCTCCTCATCGGCGCCTCCTTCCTGCTGACCGGCTTCGTGTCGCTGCTCCGGGTTCGGTCCATCATGAAGCACAACGGAACCGAGACGGAGAAGCTGGAGAGGCTGATGGTGCGGATCGGCGTCTTCGGCTCGGTCTACACGGCCTCCAAAGCGACCGCCATCGCCTGCCTGGTGTATGAACAGGCGTTTCGGCCGCAGTGGGACGCCGCCTGGCGGATGCAGACCTGCAAACACTTCGCTACTCCATGTCCGACCCGAAACTCACCGCCGGCCTCGCCGAACTTCACGGTCTTCATGATCAAGTACCTGTCGACCTTCACGGTGGGGATCGGGTCTGGATTCTGGGTCTGGTCCAGGAAGACGCTGCAGACGTGGCGCCGCTTCGCCATGAACGGAGAGGCGGCGGCGTGGAGGTGA